A segment of the Cricetulus griseus strain 17A/GY chromosome 6, alternate assembly CriGri-PICRH-1.0, whole genome shotgun sequence genome:
GCTAGAAATGCAAACTATTAGAAGCTACTACTCTTCAGTCAAGATTATATATTACATGGTATCGCTTATATTGCATAATTGTACCTACatttataaatacagaaaagcaaatacAGAGACTAGTACAAAATTTAGCACTTTTATACAAGGGcaatcaaaacacacacaaaacattaaaaattagatGAAAATCATTAATTTGCTTTTATTCTCATAATAAGTTTATTCAGTTTGTTTCTTcacattaattttttatattaattatttataagCCAACATTAGATTTTCTAGGAGAATTGCTACTAGATGTAAGAAATACAGAGATGCTTTAACAGATTAGTTTATTTCATTACATCTTTGAAAATACTGATAGATCCTGAGGAAGAGATGAGAAGGGTTAAGTGGTTCTTATGACCCAGAAAGGCAATTTGCATGTTGAATGTGTCCTTTCCATTATATATTTCCTGATAGAGCATGTGGATAACAGTCACATATGATGCTTCTCTTCATGGCAAGTTGCTCCTGACTCATTGGCTCAATTTGGGCAGCAGTATCACTCATATTTGGGTTACGTTTctccttacatttatttatttgcattcagATGAGTTTCAAAGTGAATGTCAAATTTATACAGGGAGAAGATTTCCTCATATGACTTGTTGATAAGCTTTCTTTCCTTGTAGGTTACTTCTGGAGACACACTGAGCAAAATGGATGGAGGCAATCAATCTGCAGTGTCAGAATTTATACTTTATGGACTTGCACACTCACAGACTATTCAGGTCTTTCTCTTTGTGATGTTTTCAATACTTTATCTTCTCATTGTGTCTGGAAACATTGTCATCATTGTCTTAATTACTACTGACCGGCATCTACAATCTCCCATGTATTTCTTGCTGGCCAACCTGTCTTTTATTGATATGTGGCTTTCTTCAGTCACCACTCCTAAGATGATAACAGACTTTCCAAGGGAAAACAAGACCATTTCCTTTGTAGGCTGCATATCCCAGGTCTTCTTTGCTCATTGCATTGCTGCAAGTGAGATGGTGTTGTTGGTTGTAATGGCTTATgatcgctatgtggccatctgcaaacCACTCCACTACTTCACCATTATGAACCTGAAAAGATGCACTGCGTTGGTGTCCATTTCTTGGACTACTGGCTTTGTGCATGCAATGAGTCACCTGGTAGTGATTGTGGAGCTGCCTTTTTGTGGTCCCAAGGAAATAGACAGCTTTTTTTGTGACATGCCATTGGTGATTAAGCTAGCTTGCATGGATTCTCATGATTTGGACATTCTAATGAATGCTGACTGTGGAGTTGTGGCTGTAACTTGCTTCATTCTGTTGCTCATTTCCTATACATACATCCTAATCAGTGTCCACCAGAGTTCCAAATCTGGTGCATCTAAGGCTCTGTCCACTTGTAGTGCCCACATCACAGTGGTGATGATATTTTTTGTGCCCTGCATCTTCATTTATGTGTGGCCACTTAATATTATCTGGCTGGATAAATTTCTTGCTGTATTTTACTCTGTTTTTACACCTCTCCTAAATCCAGCCATTTATACACTGAGAAACAAGGAGATGAAAAACGCTATGAAAAGATTCATAAGCAAATACCTTGGTTCCAAATGAAATCCCTAATATCTAGAAAAATAAACTAGTTACTTCAAATAATGAGACTAACTatatgaaatacatttaaaataaggaaataaaatttgtACGAATTTCCATATATAGaaataatttaacattttaaatagaatgtGACATTTTACTGACCCACCATGAAAATACTGAATCCTTCATCTTAAATCTATACACAAATGCTCTTGGTATATAGGAAGGGCATTAAACTGTTCTTTTATGTCCTTAATAAAGTTTAGCTTGACATTTGTTGAACAAACTCATATGTTTATCTTTGTGGGTACCATCTTATTTGTAAGTACATGTACAGTTCTGTTGGTCAGCAAAGCTGCAGACATCTCTTAAACATtccaaaattgtttttaagtgAAGGGACTCAAACTGGCCCCAGCATGCCAAACATGGCTCTGGTAGGGCTTGTGCTTCTCTCTAGTtcctgctgcttttcttaaaacCACTAGATTACATTCCTAAGCTCACCACATTGGTCTATGACCTTATTTGATCACTTCCTCTTATTGAGACTAATGACCAAGACCCatctatcaaagtattgaagttcaGCAATTAGAAGCTCCCTTTGGCTGCCCTAATTAACAtactcaattaaaattaaacatgtcATTCTAGCAGGAggtttctcctttttcctttataaactgccattatCCTATAGGCCATGTTTGTCTCCTTTCTATCCAGAAGCCTTCCCTTGTCCCTCAAGACAAATATCTCTTCCTCATCTCCCTTGttcatttcctccttctcccacatcctctatctcctgtttttttgtctgcttttctatgccttttttcattttaggaaaaataaataaatttcctttgAGATGGGAACTTGGTCTCTGGGTTTCTTCTCATGATACTATCCCTTCAAGAAGGCTCAGTAGACAGTGAGAAGTTTGAATTGGAAGACTTTTCTTCATGTCCTTGTTCTAGCAATCTCTGGGTTGTGGCCTGTTTGCCTGATGTCAAGTTTTGTCTTTTAGGAACTTCTCTGTGTCTGGATTTTCAGTCTTAGATTCAATTAAGTATTTCTCCATGAGAGAAAATTGTACATGCTAGTCTCATCTCAATGaacatttcttttctgtgtaatCTTGGTTATTGAATTCCCCTTTCCCCCTCTTATCCTCCCTGTTATGTTCAACTCCCCCCACTATACTCTCTATCATTTATCTTCTGCTATCTCTTGCTATCTATATTTAGCATAAATGCATACTTGCTTGTTACTCAAATTTTATTGGTTGTCTCGAAATCATCAATGAAAATTGGTTTGATCAAATCAAGCTATTGACAAAACTCATTGTTGAATTATTGAATGTCTTTTCAGGCTTTCAATATATACCAAGTCTTCACATCTGCTTTTTCATTCCTGTAATTTGATGAATATTCCAAACAATTTGTCCAATTAAGTAGTTCAtgtttgattatattttattcaatCTATGTAGTGGTTTATTGCACATTTCTTTCTTGCATATTTTTCCTATAGAATGTCATTAGGGAGATAATGTTTATTAatcaattaatatttaatttatcaTTCATTTTCTCCACATTATATGAATCATGGGTCTTGGTTTTCAACTTTTAGGTTTAACTATTTCTTGTAAATTTTATGGCAAAACTCCTATCTACTAATGTTTGCTTACTAGGTTCATTCCCAGAGAAAAAtatcccatttttatttaatgattttttgataatttttatgtACTTATGCTTAAACTTTTACACTCATTGTTATTATTGGAGCATATCACTGATCCTCATATGTCCATTTCTTTTACTGGCAGATTATtcattttttctgtgtttttttttttgctttataatAACAGAAATTATTTAGGTCCTTTAAGTGTGACATGAAAAGTTGTTTGTGGCTATggatgatttttccttttctacagcttctctctctctctctctggttctactattaaaaattaatgtcAAGTACTTTATAGTAAAGAGatgatttttaaattcagttttatcTTGCATATATTTTAGCGaagaaaagtttgaaaatatttattgtaagTATGGTTTTCATCTTAAGTATAAACTGTATGTCTAAAACTTGTTAATTTTCTATTAGGTTGCCGAGTTCATGAAAGCTACTTACATGTAATAACCATTGttatttaaatattgaaattattAATATTGTAGTATTAttcacatttttacttttttctttttaaatactttaatataactcaaattaattatatatattctttacTAAATTTATGAATTATGAA
Coding sequences within it:
- the LOC118237600 gene encoding olfactory receptor 4K3-like — encoded protein: MDGGNQSAVSEFILYGLAHSQTIQVFLFVMFSILYLLIVSGNIVIIVLITTDRHLQSPMYFLLANLSFIDMWLSSVTTPKMITDFPRENKTISFVGCISQVFFAHCIAASEMVLLVVMAYDRYVAICKPLHYFTIMNLKRCTALVSISWTTGFVHAMSHLVVIVELPFCGPKEIDSFFCDMPLVIKLACMDSHDLDILMNADCGVVAVTCFILLLISYTYILISVHQSSKSGASKALSTCSAHITVVMIFFVPCIFIYVWPLNIIWLDKFLAVFYSVFTPLLNPAIYTLRNKEMKNAMKRFISKYLGSK